CATTAACAGTAGAAAAACTTGATGCAACCATAATTCTTCCAAATGTAATAAGCAATACTTCAAAAACTAATTTAACAGCAATAGTACTTGATGAAAAAGGAAATATTATCACAAGTGGAAAAGTTGCATTTAAACTTAATGGAGTAAGTTATGGAGTAACAAACATACAAAATGGAATAGCACAACTAACAGTTGATACATCAAAACTTACAGTTAAAAACTATACAATTACCACTGTATATGGTGGAAATGATGAAGTTGTAAAATCAACACAAAACGCAACATTAACAATAACCAAAAGAACATCAAACATAATAACACCAACAACCATTAAAAGAACAAATAATACTCAAATTACAATAAATTTAATAGATGAAAATGGAAATAAAATTAATTCAAATCAAAAAGTATGCATAAAATTCAATGGATGTACAATAACAAATACAAAAGCAGTAAATGGAACAGTGAAAGTAAATCTAGACTTAACAAAGTATAAAAACAAACAATACAATATGACTATAATATGTGGAGAAAATAGCCAATATAACATGAGTCAAATGATGAGTGTACTAAATATTGAATAATGAGAGAATTATTATATTCTCACACCTTTTTTTAACCACCCTTCTTATTTTTTTTATTATCATGTATTTTTTTTAATAAATTATATTAATAATATAAGTTTAATCTTATATTATCCAAGAGAAATATTATTTTATAAAAATATGTAATTTTTAGTTTTTCATGGGAAAAAATTAGAATTAGAATAAAGTGTTTTTTTCTCTTAGATTTTTTTTAAATGAAATTAAATAAATATGGAGATTTGAGATAAAATGAATATTCCAGAAATGCGTAAACAAAATTTACTTGTTAAAGATATGGATGAAATTAAACATTTCCTTGATGGTGCAACAACAATGAGACTTGCATTTAATGGAGAAGATGACTATCCTATTATATTACCACTTTCATATGGATATAGTGTAGATGGAGATAAACTTACATTCTATTTCCACGGAGGATTTAATGGAGTAAGATATGAATCATTACTTAAAGATAATCATGTATGTATAGAAACAGATTCATTTGAAAGATACCGACAAGCACCTCCAAGTGCAACAGCAGATTATATTAGTCTTGTAGGATTTGGTGATGCAGTTGAACTTAAAGATGATGAAAAAACAGATGGAATGCGTAAAATTCTAGAACACTGTGGATATGGATATATTGACATTGACCCTGACTTATTTAAAATAACATCTGTATTTAAAGTTGAACTTGAAGAATACACATGTAAGAAAAAAGAATAAAAAAAATATATCATAATTTAAAAAAAAGGAAGAAAAAGAAGAGTCTATCAGTGGGACTTAAAAAGTAAAAAAAAATTAGAATATATTTTTTTATTCTTTATTACTTTTTTTGAGAGATGGTCTCCTTTTTCTTTTAATATTATTAATACTTTGTACTTATTTTTATACTATTAATTAAAAAAAAATCTTGTTTTAAGAAAACTCGTTTAAATATCGAGTTCTTCATAGATAATTCCAAGTATTTTATCTTGTAGTTTTGTTCTGTTTAATGATGCATCTACTCTTTTCATTTGAGCAAATTCACTAAGTTTAAGATATTTTTCTCGTGTTATCTTTAGGAATTCTTCATATTCAAATGCTTCTGAAACATCATCTGCACAACGTTTTAGTGCTTCTTTTTCATTTATATCTAGAAGGATTGTTAAATCTGGTTTTGGCATATATTTATTTATTATTTCAATCCATTGTGTTGTTATCACATCATCATTTTGATATGCAATACTTGATAGATATGATCTGTCACTTATTATTATGTTTTCTGGATCATGTTTTACATCATCTATTAACTTTTTATGTGTTAGTCTATCTGCTGCAAATAGTAATGCATTAATTATTTGATGTACTTTTTCCACAGCTTCAGGATCTTTTAATCGTTCGCGTATTATTCGTCCTATATCAGAATCTGTTGGCTCTTCTACTATAGTTACATTATAGCCTTTATTTTCTAAATTTTCTTTTAATAATTGAATCTGAGTACTTTTTCCAGATCCATCAATTCCTTCGAGTACTATATACATAATTTAATCACTCACTAAAAAAATTTTGAGTTGTCTATTTTTCTCAAAAAACTATATTTTTAACTTAAATTTAGTTACAATTATAAGATTTAGTATTAAGTAAACTTAAAGATATATAGTAATTAATTAATAAAATTTAAAAAATAAAAAGAAAAAAAATTAATTTAATAAATTATTTCATGATTTAAAAAGAGGAGTGATTTTTATAAAAAATATTAACAATTGTAAAGTACTCTCACCTGTAGGATCACCTGACATTTTAGATGCATGTATATATAGTGGGGCTGATTATGTATATCTTGCAGCAAATAAATACAATGCTAGAGGTTTTGCTAGTAACTTTACATATGATGAAATAGAAGATGCAATAGATTTTTGTCATAAATACAATGTAAAATTATTTGTAACTGTAAATATTGCAATTCTTGAAAATGAAATTGTTGATGTAATAGATTATGTATATTATCTTTACTCACATGGTGTGGATGGTGTAATAGTATCAGATATTGGACTTGGTGATCTTATAAATAAGATAATGCCAAATTTTAGTTTACATGCATCAACACAGATGACAATTTATGATTATAGTTTCATAAAATGGTTAGCTGATAATGGATATAATAACGTTAACATATCACGTGAAGTACCAA
The sequence above is a segment of the Methanosphaera cuniculi genome. Coding sequences within it:
- the tmk gene encoding dTMP kinase, whose product is MYIVLEGIDGSGKSTQIQLLKENLENKGYNVTIVEEPTDSDIGRIIRERLKDPEAVEKVHQIINALLFAADRLTHKKLIDDVKHDPENIIISDRSYLSSIAYQNDDVITTQWIEIINKYMPKPDLTILLDINEKEALKRCADDVSEAFEYEEFLKITREKYLKLSEFAQMKRVDASLNRTKLQDKILGIIYEELDI
- a CDS encoding pyridoxamine 5'-phosphate oxidase family protein, with product MNIPEMRKQNLLVKDMDEIKHFLDGATTMRLAFNGEDDYPIILPLSYGYSVDGDKLTFYFHGGFNGVRYESLLKDNHVCIETDSFERYRQAPPSATADYISLVGFGDAVELKDDEKTDGMRKILEHCGYGYIDIDPDLFKITSVFKVELEEYTCKKKE